A section of the Aricia agestis chromosome 4, ilAriAges1.1, whole genome shotgun sequence genome encodes:
- the LOC121726518 gene encoding uncharacterized protein LOC121726518 isoform X2, producing the protein MYIAQIFQPERSEFYDPNWGYEPYWIHGDYYFNITNTTIIDPRLNISTICGGPCPYIFTIYGVICARNNNMTHRTFKNYCELVDIDCNNRMKWTIIYRGECHEALKPYPLWLANAEADIPKRAVQYVEDFEKAYPKTSTLSVLQQEMMERGKQ; encoded by the exons aTGTACATAGC ACAAATATTCCAGCCTGAAAGAAGCGAGTTCTATGATCCCAACTGGGGCTACGAGCCCTATTGGATCCATGGTGACTACTACTTCAATATCACCAACACCACCATCATCGACCCGAGGCTCAACATAAGCACCATCTGCGGAGGACCTTGCCCATATATCTTCActat CTACGGAGTAATTTGCGCGAGGAACAATAATATGACCCACAGAACATTCAAGAATTATTGCGAGCTAGTCGACATAGACTGCAATAATCGCATGA aATGGACAATCATATACCGAGGAGAGTGTCACGAGGCTCTTAAGCCGTATCCGCTCTGGTTGGCCAACGCCGAAGCCGACATCCCGAAGCGAGCCGTACAATATGTCGAGGACTTCGAAAAGGCATACCCGAAGACATCGACATTATCCGTGTTACAGCAAGAGATGATGGAAAGAGGAAAACAATAA
- the LOC121726518 gene encoding uncharacterized protein LOC121726518 isoform X1: MYIAYISFSILILLSIFQTVAQHSTEDNSAIKISPRNVVLNNSKFNNSLNLTNRRQIFQPERSEFYDPNWGYEPYWIHGDYYFNITNTTIIDPRLNISTICGGPCPYIFTIYGVICARNNNMTHRTFKNYCELVDIDCNNRMKWTIIYRGECHEALKPYPLWLANAEADIPKRAVQYVEDFEKAYPKTSTLSVLQQEMMERGKQ; this comes from the exons aTGTACATAGCGTATATATCTTTTTCgattttaattt tgctCTCGATCTTTCAGACTGTTGCCCAACATTCTACAGAAGATAACAGTGCTATCAAAATTTCTCCAAGAAATGTGGTGCTTAATAATTCAAAGTTTAACAATTCCTTAAATCTGACAAATAGaag ACAAATATTCCAGCCTGAAAGAAGCGAGTTCTATGATCCCAACTGGGGCTACGAGCCCTATTGGATCCATGGTGACTACTACTTCAATATCACCAACACCACCATCATCGACCCGAGGCTCAACATAAGCACCATCTGCGGAGGACCTTGCCCATATATCTTCActat CTACGGAGTAATTTGCGCGAGGAACAATAATATGACCCACAGAACATTCAAGAATTATTGCGAGCTAGTCGACATAGACTGCAATAATCGCATGA aATGGACAATCATATACCGAGGAGAGTGTCACGAGGCTCTTAAGCCGTATCCGCTCTGGTTGGCCAACGCCGAAGCCGACATCCCGAAGCGAGCCGTACAATATGTCGAGGACTTCGAAAAGGCATACCCGAAGACATCGACATTATCCGTGTTACAGCAAGAGATGATGGAAAGAGGAAAACAATAA